Part of the Streptomyces sp. RFCAC02 genome is shown below.
GCGCGCTGCCGGTGCGCGACGGCGCCGTGCGGCCCGACATGTCGGCGCCCGGGCACGGCCTCACGCTCCGGGAGGCCGACGCGGAGCGGTACCGCGTCGCCTGACGGGCACGGGACGACGGAACGACACAAGGACGGTGATCGGATGACCAGGCGGCCGGTGCGCGACCCCGCACCCGAGGACTTCGCCGGGCTCGACACCCGGCGGCTGCGGGCCGAGCTGGAGGCCCGCGTCGACGGGGAGGTCAGGTTCGACGCGGGCAGCAGGGGCGCGTACGCCACCGACGGCTCCAACTACCGGCAGGTGCCGATCGCGGTCGTCGTCCCCCGTACCGTCGAGGCGGGCGCGGCGGCGGTCGCCGTCTGCGCCGAGCAGGACGTGCCGGTCCTCTCGCGCGGCGGCGGCACGAGCCTCGCCGGCCAGTGCACCAATGTGGCGGTCGTCGTCGACTGGACGAAGTACTGCCACCGGCTGCTGTCCGTCGATCCCGAGGCACGCACCTGCGTCGTCGAGCCCGGCATCACCCTCGACGGCCTCAACCGGCAGCTCGCCGGGCACCGTCTCAAGTTCGGCCCCAGGCCGGCCACGCACAGCCACTGCACGATCGGCGGCATGATCGGCAACAACTCGTGCGGCGCGTCGGCGCAGGCGTACGGCAAGACGGTGGACAACGTGCGCCGCCTCGACGTCCTCACCTACGGCGGCACCCGCATGTGGGTCGGGCCGACCGACGACGCCCGCTACCACGAGATCCTCGCCGCCGGCGGCGAACCCGCCCGCCTGTACCGGGGTGCCCGCGCCATCGCGGACACGTACGCCGACGACATCCGCGCCGGCTTCCCCGACATCCCGCGCCGCGTGTCCGGCTACAACCTCGACTCGCTCCTGCCGGAGAAGGGGTTCGACCTCGCGCGCGCCCTCGTCGGCAGCGAGTCCACCCTCGTCACCGTGCTGCGCGCCGAACTCGACCTGGTGCCGGTGGAGCCCGCCGACGCGCTCCTCGTCCTCGGCTACCCCGACATCTTCGCCGCCGCCGACGACGTGCCGCGCCTCCTCGCGCACTGCGACCCCCTCCAACTGGAGGCGCTGGACGACCGCATGGCGGAGCTGATGCGCGCCGAGCACGTCCACACCGACTCCCTCGCGCTGCTGCCCGAGGGCGACAGCTGGCTGTTCGTCCAGCTCGGTGGCGACAGTCCGGACGACGCCGGCCGCAAGGTCCGCGAACTGCTGTCCCGCCTCGGCACGGACGAGGACGACCCGCGGGTCGCTATCTCCGACGACCCGGCGCGCGAGCAGAAGTTCCTCCTGGCGCGGGAGGCCGGCCTAGGCGTGACGGCGCGCCCGCCCGACGGCCGGGAGACGTGGGAGGGCTGGGAGGACTCGGCCGTGGCGCCCGAGCGGCTCGGGGACTACCTGCGGGACCTGCGGAAGCTGTTCGACGAGTTCGGCTACGACCACCCGTCGCTGTACGGGCACTTCGGGCAGGGCTGCGTCCACACGCGCATCCCGTTCGGGCTGAAGAACGCGCCCGGGGTCGCCGGGTTCCGCTCCTTCATGGAACGCGCCGCCGACCTCGTGCACCGGTACGGCGGCTCGCTGTCCGGCGAGCACGGCGACGGGCAGTCGCGGGGCGAACTGCTGGTGCGGATGTTCGGCGAGCGGCTGGTCGGGGCGTTCACCGAGTACAAGGCGCTGTTCGACCCGGGGAACCGGATGAACCCCGGCAAGATCGTCTCCCCGGATCCGGCCGGCGGCCCGAACCCGCTGGACGGGCAGCTCCGCCTCGGCCCCCACTGGCGGCCGGACTCGCCGGAGAGCTGGTTCGACTACCCGGACGACAACCACAGCTTCCGCCGCGGCGTCATGCGCTGCGTCGGCATCGGCAACTGCCGCTCCCACGAGGGCGGCGTCATGTGCCCCTCGTACCGGGCCACCGGCGAGGAGGAGCACTCGACGCGCGGCCGCGCCAGGCTGCTGTTCGAGATGCTGGGCGGGCACGCCGACTCGGCCGTGACGGACGGCTGGCGCTCCACCGAGGTGCGGGACGCCCTCGACCTGTGCCTCGCCTGCAAGGGCTGCAAGTCCGACTGCCCGACCGGTGTCGACATGGCGACCTACAAGGCGGAGTTCCTGGCCCACCACTACGCCGGCCGGCCGCGTCCCGCCGCCCACTACGCGCTGGGCTGGCTGCCGCTGTGGGCGCGCCTCGCGCAGGGCTCGCCGCGTGCCGTGAACGCCCTCCTGCACGCGCCCGGGCTCGCGCGGGCCGGGAAGCGCCTCGCGGGTGTCGCCGGGGAACGGGACGCGCCGCTGTTCGCCGAGGAATCGTTCCTCCGCTGGTGGCGCCGGCGGAACGCCCCGGAGCCCTCGCCCGGCGACCCGCGCACGGTCGTGCTGTGGCCCGACACGTTCAGCACGTACTTCCACCCGCACGTACTGCAGGCGGCGGTCGCCGTACTGGAGGACGCGGGGCTGCGCGTGGCGGTGCCGGACCGGCCGGTGTGCTGCGGCCTGACGTGGATCTCGACGGGGCAGCTCGACCGGGCGAAGCGGGTGCTGCGCTCCACGGTGGACACGCTGCGGCCGTGGATCGCGGCGGGCACGCCGGTCGTCGGGCTCGAACCGTCGTGCACCACGGTGTTCCGCGCGGACGCGGCCGAACTGTTCAGCCAGGACGAGGACGTCCAGCGGCTCGCGGCGCAGACCGTCACCCTGTCCGAGGCGCTGCTCGGCCACGCGCGGGACGGCTGGCGTCCGCCGTCGCTGGACCGCGCGGCCGTCGTGCAGACGCACTGCCACCAGCACGCCGTCCTCGGCCAGGACCCGGACCGGGAGGTGATGCGCCGTGCCGGGATCGACGCGGACATCCCCGACTCGGGCTGCTGCGGCCTCGCGGGCAACTTCGGGTTCGAGCGCGGCCACCACGACGTGTCGATGGCGTGCGCCGAACGCGTGCTGCTGCCCGCCGTGCGGGACGCCTCGCCCGGCACGCTGATCCTGGCCGACGGCTTCAGCTGCCGGACGCAGATCGACGGGGCCGGCACCGGGCGCCGCGCCATGCACCTGGCGGAGGCGCTGGCCCTCGGCCTCGACGGGCCGGGCGCGCTGCCCGACAGGTGCCCGGAGACGGCGGCGGCGCCGCGCCCCGAGGCGCACCGCGCGGACGGGCTGCTCGCCACGGCCGCCGCGTCGGGCGCGGCCCTCGCCGCGGCCCTCCTCACCGCGCGCTCGCGGCGCTGACGGGACGGTGGACAGCGGTGGGCGTCCCGCGATAACCCTGGGAGGTCCGGAGGAAGTCGCCACCCGTGGGGAGCCGTTGATGTCCGTACGCCGTGTCATGCCCGTCATCAGGTCGGAGGCCATGGCGGAGAGCCGGGAGTTCTACAGCCTGCTGGGGTTCGAGGAGGTCATGGACCATGGCTGGATCACGACGCTCGGCTCCCCCGTCGTGCCGGCGGCGCAGGTGAGCGTCATGACCGAGGACGCGACCGCCCCGGTCACCCCGGAGCTGAGCATCGAGGTGGACGACGTGGACGCGGCGTACGCGGCCGTGCGGGAGAGCGGGGCCGAGATCGTGCACCCGCTGCAGGACGAGGAGTGGGGCGTGCGCCGCTTCTTCGTCCGCGACCCGAACGGCCGCGTGGTGAACGTGCTGAGCCACCGCTGAGACCGCGAGGCCCACCGGTGCTCACGGGCCTGGCCGCCGTCCTCGTTCCCCCTCGGTGGCGACGGCCCCGGCGGAGAGGAGTGTCGCGGCGGCGAGGCCGCCCCACAGGGCGGCCGGGCCGTGGGGGGCGACAGCGGTGATGACCGCCGGGGAGACGGCGAGGCCGAATCCCGTGGAGAGCTGGAGGCGGGCGAGGGCGCGGCCCAGGACACGCGCCGGGGCCAGAGCGGTGACGAGCGCCGTGGCGCTGCCCGCGTAGAGGATCTCGCCGAGGGTGCAGACCACGGACACCGCGGCGACGGCAGGGGCACCCCAGTCGTGTCCCAGGAAGACAGCCGCGAGGAAGCCGAGGTAGGAGGCGGTGAGCACCACGCCGGCGATGGCCAGCACGGACCGGCGGGGGAAGCGGGACATCAGGACGGTGACCGGGACCTGCAGGGTGACCACCAGCACGGTGTTGGCCACGTAGATGGTGCCCAGCCACACCGGAGAGGCGTGCAGCTCCGTCACCAGGACGACGGGTAGTGCGACTTCGGGGACGTTGAGGCAGAAGGCGTAGATCACGTTGGCGGCCAGGAGCCCGCGCATCCGGGGTGCCGGCGCGTCGCCCCCGCCCCCGGCCGGTGCGGCGGCCGGACGGGCGTGCACGCGGACCGACCACGCCAAGGCCGCCGCCGCGAGATACGCGACCCCGGTCACGGCTGCCAGCGCCTGCAACGCGGTGGTTCCGCCCGCCAGGCACGCGGTGGCGAGGAGGGCACCCGCGCCCAGACCGGCGTTGCGCAGGGCACGGCCCGCCGCGAGGGCGGCGTCGCGTTCCCGGCCGTGGGCGACCGTGGCCACGAGGGCCGCGTGGGCGGCCGGCCACGCCTGGTTGCCGACGCCGAGGACGAGCGCCGCCGCCGCGAACAGCCGGACGTTCCCCGCCGGAGCGGCCAGCAGCAGCGCCACGCCCAGCGCACGCACCAGCATCGACGCCGCCACGACCGTGCTGCGTGCGCCACGGTCCAGCCAGCGGCCGACCGCCGGCATGCACGCCAGGCCCACGACGGCGCCGACCGTCATGGCGATGCCGGTGGCCTGCGGGGACAACCGCAGCACGGACACCCCGTAGAGCAGCAGGAAGGGCCGCAGCAGGCCGGTGCCGAGCGCGTCCACGGCCAGGGCCACGGCATAGCGGGGGCCTCCGGAGGCACGGACGAGGGCGCGCGGCCGGATCGTGGTGGTGGTCGCCATGCGTCAACGGTGGGTCCGGCCGCCCGGCCGGGCGCGCCGGTTGACGGACACCGTCAACCGGCGCGGTCGCCGGTCGGCCGACCGGCGACGATGGGGGGATGACGCTGAGGATCGACATCAGCGGCCCGCCGTCCGGGCGACTGCGGTTCGCCGTCTCCCCGCTGGCCGAGCTGACCGCCATGCTGCACGTGCTGGCCGAACCGGCGCACCATCCGCGGCTCGCCGGCTGGGCCGGGGACGTCTGGGCCGGGCTCCGGCCGGAGCTGGCCGAGCGGCTGCGGGAAGCGGACTTCCTCTGGCGTTCCTCACGGGCCGACTTCCTGGTGCCGGCCCGCCCCCGGGCCACCCTCGCCGAGGAGTTGGACGACGTGGACCGCATCGACGACGAGACGTACGTGACCGCCGCGCTCATCACCACGTGCGGCAGCAACCGGGTCCGCTTCGCCGCGCCGTCGCCGCTCACCGACGCGGCGGAGCGCGAGCGGACCCTCGGCCTGGCCCAGGCCCGCGGCGCGCTCCAGGAGGCCTTCGCGGAACGGCTGCTCGCGGACCCGGCCGACGTGCGGGCGCGGGTGCGTCACACCCTCGAACAGTGCGCCGATGCGTTCTTCGACGCCGCCTGGACGGGCGTCGCCGGGCACCTCGCCGCCGACCTGCGCCTGAAGAACGACCTGCTGAGGCACCAGGGCATCGGAACGGCACTCGCGTCGGTCTCCGGCGCCGTGACCCTGGCGCCGGACGGCGACAGCGTCATCGTGGACAAGCTGCAGGACAGCGCGACCGCCGCCCACGGCACCGGGGTCACTTTCCTCCCCAGTGTCTTCGGCCGCCCGCACCTGGTGGCGGTCCACGCGCCCGGGTGGCAGCCGGTGGTGCAGTACCCCGTGGCCGGGGCGGACCCGCCGGAGCCGGTGTCGCTGGAAACGGTCACGCTGCGGCTGGAGGCACTCGCGCATCCGGTACGGCTGCGGCTGCTGCGCACCCTGGCGCGCGGCCCGCACACCACCGGTGAGCTGGCCGACGCCTGGGGACTCTCGCCCCCTGAGGTCTCCCGCCACCTCGCGGTCCTGCGCCGCGCGGGCCTGCTCACGGCCCGGCGGCGCGGCCGTTACGTCCGGCACGCCCTCAACCTGCCCGAACTCACGGCGCTCGGGACCGACGTGCTGGCGGCCGTGCTCCGCTGAACGGCCCGGCGCCCGGCCGCCGCCGGGTGCGGCGGCCGGGCGTCCCCCGGACCGTCAGGCCGTCAGCAGGTGCGCCAGGGCTTCGGCCGTCTCCGGGTGGCGGGCCAGCAGGTCGCGTGCCGCGCTGTCCCCCGGCGGCGGCCCCGCCGGAGCGGGCCAGGCCGGGTCGAGGCCGAGGAGCGCCGCCAGCGCGTCCGTCGTACCGGGGTGCCCGGCCAGCAGATCGGCGACCGGCCCGGAGACGGCGGCCGACGGCGCGGCCGGCTCCGCCGGGGCCGCCTGCCGGGCGGACCACGGCGGGGTCCACCCGTCCACGCCGGGCAGCGTCGCCGGGAACACCCGGCCCGCCTCGCGCGTCAGCAGCGGCACGAGCTCCGCCGCCTCCTCGCGGAGCGTCGTGATCAGCACCGGCAGCCACGGCAGCAGCACGCTGTCGGGCAGGCGGCCGAACGCCTTCGACAGCAGCTCGACCACGAACGGCGTGAGCGCCGGCGTGAACTCCAGCGCGTGCAGGAAACCCGTCGTCCAGCGCGGGAAGGCGGGGACGACCAGCGGGTTGTCCAGCAGCGCGTCGCAGCGCTCGCGCAGCTCGTCCCTGGTCACCAGGCCCAAATGTGCGTGGGCCGCCCACAGCAGCGCGGTGCGGTCGGGCCGCTCCGGATGCGACTGGCGCACGGCCAGATCGAGCTGGGTCCGGTCGCAGCCGAGGGAGAGGGCGAAGCTCTCCATGCCGAACAGGAAACCCAGCATGGCCGCGATCTGCCGCGTGCCCGCCGCGTCGTCCTTGAACGCCGTCGGGAGCAGGGTGCAGTAGTGGGCGTACCCGGTGGCGACGAACTCCTCGCACCAGCGCGGCATCGGCGTGCCGGTGGCGCGGTAGTGGGCGAGGAGCCGGCGCACCTGCCGCAGGACCTTCGGCGCGTCGTCCACCGTCCGTTCGGCCGCGAGGAGTTCGACGGCGCGGACGCCGATGTCGTCGGCGAGCCTGCCGCCGCCCAGGAGGACCACGGCCTCCTCGACGGCCACCAGCGCCGTCGCGGCGGTCGCCCGCGGCTCCCACGCGGCGCGGCGCAGCCGGCGTTCCAGGACCTGTTCGGCGGTGACGCCCTCGTAGCCCAGCTCGACGAGGGCGCGCTGCTCCCGGCCGAGGTTGATGTCCCAGCTCTCCTGCACCGACCGCTCGCCGAGCCGCCGGGCGCCGAGGATCGGGCTGGCCAGCTCGGGCGCCAGACGGTGCAGCACCCACAGCAGGTCGGAGCAGGGCAGCAGTTCGGGATCGGTCCCGAGGTCGAGGATGGCGCGCCGTACGGTGCGGGCGGTCAGGTCGAACCCGAGGGGTTCGAGCCGGTCCAGGACGTCGCGGGCGAGGGGCGGCAGGGCCGTGTACCCGACGGTGCCGATGCGGTCCCCGCCGAGCAGGATCTCGCACAGCCGCCGCACGTCGCGGCGGCCGGGCACCGAGTCCTTCTCGATGCAGGTGACGGCGGCGTCCTCGAAGTCGTACGGCGTGGGCCTGGCCCGGCCGCGCATGCTCGCCAGCAGGACCGACGTCTCGTAGACGGCGATGGCGTCGGCCGTGCTGGCGGCGTAGCCGTTGCGGCGGGCGAGGTGGACGATGTCCACGCACCAGCCGAGGAGTTCGTCCTCGTCCAGGCCGAGCGGCTGCGGCGGGGTGGCGAGGAAACCGCCGAGGCGGTCCTCGACCGGGGCCGCCGCCCCGGCGGTGGGCGGGTGAGCGGCCTTCCGGCCCCTGCCCGCCCCGCTCCTGCCCTTGCCCTTGCCCTTGGCGAGGCGGAACGGTTCGACGCCGTGGGTGCGCAGCGCCTTCTCCCAGCCGGCCGCCGCGATCGACACGGCGCCCTGCGCCAGGCCGAACTGCGCCTCGATCGACGAGTGGCTCGACGGGATGAGGCCGTAGTTCCACGCCGTGCCGGTGCGGGGCGTGATGGCGAACGGCTCGGCGGTGGACGCGAGACCGAACTGCTCGACCCGGCTCGCCGCGTGGGACGCGCCGCATATGTAGAGGCAGTCGGCCGGGTCGGTGCCGGTCGCGGCGAGGTGTTCGCGCATACGCGTCCACATGTGGCGCTCGCGGTCCTCGTTCCGGTCGTGGTCGGCGCCGCGGGCCGGACGCAGGCGGCGGAACAGGCTGCCGATCAGCACCATGACCTGGCGGTAGGTGGCGTAGTCGGCGCCGGCGAGGGGCTGTTCGACGTACTGGTCCCACCACTCGGACCAGTGGCGGACCTTGCCGTGGTGCAGCAGGTGCTCCTCCAGCTCGGCGAAGCCGGGGCGCAGGTCTCCCATCCCGACGCCCACGGAGTCGCCGTGCAGGCCCTTCTCCTCGTCCGCCGCGTCCCCGGCGTCGCGGGGGGCGGCGGGCCTGCCGCCGTCCCCCTTGGGCAGCCACTGGAAGACGTGGTCGGCGGAGCGGTCCACGGCGACGATCTCCACACCGGGTGTGCCGAGGGCGTAGGCGATGGCCTGGTACTCGGCGGATGCCTCGGTGACGGGGGCGACGACGCTCAGCGGCGCCCAGGACGCCGGAAAGTCACCGGCCTCGGTCGCGTACGCCTGGAGCGCGACGGGCAGTTTGCAGGTGGCCAGCTCCGGCAGGAGCGGCTGGAGGTCCTCGCACAGCTCCAGGTAGACGACCTTGGGGCGCTTCTCGCGCAGCCGCCGCGCCATGGCGAGCGCGGAGGCGGGCGAGTGGTGGCAGACCGGGAAGATCTCCAGGTCCTCGCGCAGGGCGCGGTCCACGTCGTCCACCATGCCGGTGAGGATGTCCGCGACCGGATCGGGGCCGCTGCCGGCCGTGCCGTCGGCGGCGAACGCGGCCGCGGCGCCGAGCAGTTGCTCGCGCAGGGCGGCGAAGGGGCCGGTGTCCGCGCCGGCGGCGGACAGGGGGGTGCGGGATGCGGTGTCCGTCATGACAGGGTGGCGATCGCCTCGCGTCCCCCCTCCAGGAACTCGTGCCACGGGCCGCCGTCCTCGCCGCCGCGCGCGCGGGGCTCGACGACGCCGTGCCAGAACTTGTTGAGGATGGCCAGGTCCTCGGGGCTGCGGCGCGCGAGCGACCCGACGAGGGAGCCGGCGAGGGTCCGGGCGCCGAGCGTCCGGTCGCCGAAGAACTGGCTGTGCAGGATGGCGTCCTCCAGCACGCCGATCTGCTCGGCCGTGGACAGGGCTGACTCCAGGCGGTCGTCGTCGCTGGTGGCCGAGGCGGACGCGGCGCGCAGGTCGGAGAAGCTCTGCAGGAGGATGTCGAGAAGGGTGGGCGGCACCTCCAGATCGATGCTGTGGCGGCGCAGCAGCTCCTCCGTGCGGAAGCGGACGATCTCCGCCTCGCTGCGCTTGTTCGTGACGACGGGGATGCGCACGAAGTTGAAGCGGCGCTTGAGGGCGGACGACAGGTCGTTCACGCCGCGGTCGCGGCTGTTGGCCGTCGCGATGACCGAAAACCCGGGCTGGGCGAAGACGATGTTGTCGTCCTCCAGCTCGGGGATGGAGACGTACTTCTCCGACAGGATGGAGATCAGCGCGTCCTGCACGTCGCTGGTGGCGCGGGTCAGCTCCTCGAAGCGGCCGATGACGCCGCGTTCCATCGCCGTCATGATCGGCGAGGGGATCATCGACGCCCGGGACTGGCCCTTGGCGATGACCATGGAGACGTTCCACGAGTACTTGATGTGGTCCTCGGTGGTGCCGGCGGTGCCCTGGACGACCAGGGTGGAGGCGCGGCAGATCGCGGCGGACAGCAGCTCGGCGAGCCAGCTCTTGCCGGTGCCGGGGTCGCCGATCAGGAGCAGCCCGCGGTCGGACGCGAGCGTGACGATGCTGCGCTCGACGAAGGTCCGGTCGCCGAACCACTTCTGCGCTATCTCGCGGTCGAGGCCGTCGGAGCGCTCGGAGCCGAGGACGAACAGCCGCACCATGCGGGGACTCAGCCGCCAGGAGAAGGGCTTCGGGCCGTCGTCGACGGACTCCAGGTAGTCCAGCTCCTCGGCGTACTTCACCTCGGCCGGGGCGCGCAGCAGGTGTTCGGTGGTCATGGCGTTCTCCTAGGCGAGGAAGGTCTTGAGTTCGTGCACGAGCTTGCTGATGTGTCCGGACAGGACGGGCGTCCCGAGGGCCTTGAGGCGCTCACGGAACCAGGGGTCGACGCTGGCGTTGCCCGAGCTGTTGACCGAGCCGACCGGTATGAGCTTCACGCCGGAGCGGTGGACGGACGTGAAGTCGTCCATCAGGATCCGGTTGTCGTAGAAGTCGGAGATCCACACGAGCACCGTGTTGCGCGGGTCGGCGATCTTGGGGCGGGCCAGCTGCATGGCGACGGTGCCGTTCGTGCCGCCGCCGAGCCGTGTCCGCAGCAGGACCTCGAACGGGTCGTGGACCCAGGGGGTGAGGTCGAGCGCCCGTGTGTCGTAGGCGACGAGGTGCACATCGGTCTGCGGGAGCCCGGCGAAGATCGAGGCCAGGATGGTGCAGTTGACCATGGCGTCGACCATCGAGCCGGACTGGTCCACCACGACGATGATGCGGGCCGGTGTCACGCGCTTCGCGGTGCGCCGGTAGAAGAGCCGGTCGACGTAGAGGCGTTCGTCCTCCGGGCTCCAGTTGGTCAGGTTCTTCCAGATGGTGCGGTCGAGGTCGAGGTTGCGGAAGACCCGCTTGGGCGGCACGGACCGGTCGATGGTGCCGGCGCTCGCCTTGGCGACCTGGGTGCGCAGGACCTCGGCCACCTCGGTGACGTAGCGGCGGATGAGCGCCTTGGCGTTGGCGAGGGCGGTGCCGGACAGGTTGTGCTTGTCGCGGAGCAGTTGCTCGATGAGGGACATGCTGGGACTGAGCCGGGCGGCGAGCCTGCTGTCGGCGAGGACCTCGCGCAGCCGCATCCGGGAGACCAGTTCGCCCTCCAGCTCGCCGAGCATGCCCGGGAGGTCACCGTTATCGCCCCCGCCCATGCCGCGGCGGAGCCGTGCCGCGTCGCTCTGCCAGTCGGCGAGCTGCCCCGCTGTGACGTCGCCGGTGCCGGTGCCGAAGACGTTGAGCAGCAGTTTCGACACGAGGGCGGCGCGGCGGACCCGCTCCGCCGGGTCCTCGGCGCCGTCGTCCGCGCCGTCGTGGGGCGTCAGCACGCCGTCGAACGCGTCGGACAGCTCGGGGAAGCGCTGGACGAGCGTGTCGACCGTGATCGACGG
Proteins encoded:
- a CDS encoding FAD-binding and (Fe-S)-binding domain-containing protein, giving the protein MTRRPVRDPAPEDFAGLDTRRLRAELEARVDGEVRFDAGSRGAYATDGSNYRQVPIAVVVPRTVEAGAAAVAVCAEQDVPVLSRGGGTSLAGQCTNVAVVVDWTKYCHRLLSVDPEARTCVVEPGITLDGLNRQLAGHRLKFGPRPATHSHCTIGGMIGNNSCGASAQAYGKTVDNVRRLDVLTYGGTRMWVGPTDDARYHEILAAGGEPARLYRGARAIADTYADDIRAGFPDIPRRVSGYNLDSLLPEKGFDLARALVGSESTLVTVLRAELDLVPVEPADALLVLGYPDIFAAADDVPRLLAHCDPLQLEALDDRMAELMRAEHVHTDSLALLPEGDSWLFVQLGGDSPDDAGRKVRELLSRLGTDEDDPRVAISDDPAREQKFLLAREAGLGVTARPPDGRETWEGWEDSAVAPERLGDYLRDLRKLFDEFGYDHPSLYGHFGQGCVHTRIPFGLKNAPGVAGFRSFMERAADLVHRYGGSLSGEHGDGQSRGELLVRMFGERLVGAFTEYKALFDPGNRMNPGKIVSPDPAGGPNPLDGQLRLGPHWRPDSPESWFDYPDDNHSFRRGVMRCVGIGNCRSHEGGVMCPSYRATGEEEHSTRGRARLLFEMLGGHADSAVTDGWRSTEVRDALDLCLACKGCKSDCPTGVDMATYKAEFLAHHYAGRPRPAAHYALGWLPLWARLAQGSPRAVNALLHAPGLARAGKRLAGVAGERDAPLFAEESFLRWWRRRNAPEPSPGDPRTVVLWPDTFSTYFHPHVLQAAVAVLEDAGLRVAVPDRPVCCGLTWISTGQLDRAKRVLRSTVDTLRPWIAAGTPVVGLEPSCTTVFRADAAELFSQDEDVQRLAAQTVTLSEALLGHARDGWRPPSLDRAAVVQTHCHQHAVLGQDPDREVMRRAGIDADIPDSGCCGLAGNFGFERGHHDVSMACAERVLLPAVRDASPGTLILADGFSCRTQIDGAGTGRRAMHLAEALALGLDGPGALPDRCPETAAAPRPEAHRADGLLATAAASGAALAAALLTARSRR
- a CDS encoding VOC family protein, whose amino-acid sequence is MSVRRVMPVIRSEAMAESREFYSLLGFEEVMDHGWITTLGSPVVPAAQVSVMTEDATAPVTPELSIEVDDVDAAYAAVRESGAEIVHPLQDEEWGVRRFFVRDPNGRVVNVLSHR
- a CDS encoding MFS transporter produces the protein MATTTTIRPRALVRASGGPRYAVALAVDALGTGLLRPFLLLYGVSVLRLSPQATGIAMTVGAVVGLACMPAVGRWLDRGARSTVVAASMLVRALGVALLLAAPAGNVRLFAAAALVLGVGNQAWPAAHAALVATVAHGRERDAALAAGRALRNAGLGAGALLATACLAGGTTALQALAAVTGVAYLAAAALAWSVRVHARPAAAPAGGGGDAPAPRMRGLLAANVIYAFCLNVPEVALPVVLVTELHASPVWLGTIYVANTVLVVTLQVPVTVLMSRFPRRSVLAIAGVVLTASYLGFLAAVFLGHDWGAPAVAAVSVVCTLGEILYAGSATALVTALAPARVLGRALARLQLSTGFGLAVSPAVITAVAPHGPAALWGGLAAATLLSAGAVATEGERGRRPGP
- a CDS encoding DUF5937 family protein, which translates into the protein MTLRIDISGPPSGRLRFAVSPLAELTAMLHVLAEPAHHPRLAGWAGDVWAGLRPELAERLREADFLWRSSRADFLVPARPRATLAEELDDVDRIDDETYVTAALITTCGSNRVRFAAPSPLTDAAERERTLGLAQARGALQEAFAERLLADPADVRARVRHTLEQCADAFFDAAWTGVAGHLAADLRLKNDLLRHQGIGTALASVSGAVTLAPDGDSVIVDKLQDSATAAHGTGVTFLPSVFGRPHLVAVHAPGWQPVVQYPVAGADPPEPVSLETVTLRLEALAHPVRLRLLRTLARGPHTTGELADAWGLSPPEVSRHLAVLRRAGLLTARRRGRYVRHALNLPELTALGTDVLAAVLR
- a CDS encoding DUF5682 family protein, with translation MTDTASRTPLSAAGADTGPFAALREQLLGAAAAFAADGTAGSGPDPVADILTGMVDDVDRALREDLEIFPVCHHSPASALAMARRLREKRPKVVYLELCEDLQPLLPELATCKLPVALQAYATEAGDFPASWAPLSVVAPVTEASAEYQAIAYALGTPGVEIVAVDRSADHVFQWLPKGDGGRPAAPRDAGDAADEEKGLHGDSVGVGMGDLRPGFAELEEHLLHHGKVRHWSEWWDQYVEQPLAGADYATYRQVMVLIGSLFRRLRPARGADHDRNEDRERHMWTRMREHLAATGTDPADCLYICGASHAASRVEQFGLASTAEPFAITPRTGTAWNYGLIPSSHSSIEAQFGLAQGAVSIAAAGWEKALRTHGVEPFRLAKGKGKGRSGAGRGRKAAHPPTAGAAAPVEDRLGGFLATPPQPLGLDEDELLGWCVDIVHLARRNGYAASTADAIAVYETSVLLASMRGRARPTPYDFEDAAVTCIEKDSVPGRRDVRRLCEILLGGDRIGTVGYTALPPLARDVLDRLEPLGFDLTARTVRRAILDLGTDPELLPCSDLLWVLHRLAPELASPILGARRLGERSVQESWDINLGREQRALVELGYEGVTAEQVLERRLRRAAWEPRATAATALVAVEEAVVLLGGGRLADDIGVRAVELLAAERTVDDAPKVLRQVRRLLAHYRATGTPMPRWCEEFVATGYAHYCTLLPTAFKDDAAGTRQIAAMLGFLFGMESFALSLGCDRTQLDLAVRQSHPERPDRTALLWAAHAHLGLVTRDELRERCDALLDNPLVVPAFPRWTTGFLHALEFTPALTPFVVELLSKAFGRLPDSVLLPWLPVLITTLREEAAELVPLLTREAGRVFPATLPGVDGWTPPWSARQAAPAEPAAPSAAVSGPVADLLAGHPGTTDALAALLGLDPAWPAPAGPPPGDSAARDLLARHPETAEALAHLLTA
- a CDS encoding AAA family ATPase; translation: MTTEHLLRAPAEVKYAEELDYLESVDDGPKPFSWRLSPRMVRLFVLGSERSDGLDREIAQKWFGDRTFVERSIVTLASDRGLLLIGDPGTGKSWLAELLSAAICRASTLVVQGTAGTTEDHIKYSWNVSMVIAKGQSRASMIPSPIMTAMERGVIGRFEELTRATSDVQDALISILSEKYVSIPELEDDNIVFAQPGFSVIATANSRDRGVNDLSSALKRRFNFVRIPVVTNKRSEAEIVRFRTEELLRRHSIDLEVPPTLLDILLQSFSDLRAASASATSDDDRLESALSTAEQIGVLEDAILHSQFFGDRTLGARTLAGSLVGSLARRSPEDLAILNKFWHGVVEPRARGGEDGGPWHEFLEGGREAIATLS
- a CDS encoding VWA domain-containing protein, giving the protein MTPTPDAAPPGAPAPGDAAAANRRQVLYWRLLARLFDRDEQPALESASVAVVEDAGLPAALLDPSITVDTLVQRFPELSDAFDGVLTPHDGADDGAEDPAERVRRAALVSKLLLNVFGTGTGDVTAGQLADWQSDAARLRRGMGGGDNGDLPGMLGELEGELVSRMRLREVLADSRLAARLSPSMSLIEQLLRDKHNLSGTALANAKALIRRYVTEVAEVLRTQVAKASAGTIDRSVPPKRVFRNLDLDRTIWKNLTNWSPEDERLYVDRLFYRRTAKRVTPARIIVVVDQSGSMVDAMVNCTILASIFAGLPQTDVHLVAYDTRALDLTPWVHDPFEVLLRTRLGGGTNGTVAMQLARPKIADPRNTVLVWISDFYDNRILMDDFTSVHRSGVKLIPVGSVNSSGNASVDPWFRERLKALGTPVLSGHISKLVHELKTFLA